A region from the Stygiolobus caldivivus genome encodes:
- a CDS encoding IS607 family transposase: MERLLRPKEACQLLGISYSTLLRWIREGKIRVVTTEGGKYRIPYSEVKKYLERREESRAVIYARVSSADQKEDLERQINYLTNYATAKGYKVVEVLKDIASGLNTQRKGLLKLFKLVESRSIDVVLITYKDRLTRFGFEYLEEFFSAMGVRIEVVFGEEPKDATQELVEDLISIITSFAGKIYGMRSHKKTLFIQGVKKVIGELNAEDGKAEG; encoded by the coding sequence GTGGAGAGACTACTGAGACCTAAGGAGGCTTGCCAACTGTTAGGAATTTCATACTCAACACTCTTGAGGTGGATAAGGGAAGGCAAGATTAGGGTGGTAACAACTGAGGGTGGGAAGTATAGGATACCTTACAGCGAGGTTAAGAAATACCTAGAGAGGAGGGAGGAGAGTAGGGCAGTAATTTATGCTAGGGTGTCATCAGCTGATCAAAAGGAGGACTTGGAGAGGCAAATAAACTACTTAACAAACTACGCAACGGCAAAGGGATATAAGGTAGTTGAAGTGTTGAAGGACATTGCTAGTGGGTTAAATACGCAGAGGAAGGGACTGCTAAAGCTGTTCAAATTGGTAGAGAGCAGAAGTATAGACGTCGTGTTAATAACATACAAGGACAGACTTACTAGGTTCGGGTTCGAATACTTGGAGGAGTTCTTCTCAGCAATGGGGGTAAGAATTGAGGTAGTTTTTGGTGAAGAGCCTAAGGACGCAACACAGGAACTCGTAGAAGACCTGATCTCTATCATAACCTCATTTGCAGGAAAAATTTACGGAATGAGAAGCCATAAGAAGACACTGTTTATTCAGGGCGTAAAAAAGGTCATCGGTGAGTTAAATGCAGAGGACGGTAAAGCTGAGGGTTAA
- a CDS encoding thiolase domain-containing protein, producing MKTNLFYRRVAVIGAGLTLFKRRIVETPREMSWVAARKALDEAGLELKDIDCVVIGSAPDAFDGVHMKGEYLAHGSGGVRKMVSRVFVGGATGVMVPISAWYHVASGLCQSVLAVAEEKMSPARPHPQSVFRYIWDPITEKPLNPNLIWIFAMEMHRYMYVNKVKKEDIALVSVKNKRNAINNPYAQAPANITVDDVLKSEVLVWPVNLLDVSPVSDGAAAMVITSEDIARRYTDTPVWIEGVGWTLDNTEWTGRELAYPRYLEHAARMAYKMAGIERPNKELDVIEPYDPFDYKELHHIEGLMVAKRGEAVKMLKEGVFDMDGDIPSSPSGGLLGVGNPIAAAGLMKAISIYWQLKGTAGKMQVKKPVHTGLAQAWGDLMQASTVVVMRN from the coding sequence ATGAAAACAAATTTGTTCTATAGGAGGGTAGCTGTAATAGGAGCTGGGCTGACTCTGTTCAAGAGGAGGATAGTCGAGACGCCTAGAGAGATGTCTTGGGTGGCCGCGAGGAAGGCGTTAGATGAGGCCGGCCTCGAACTAAAAGATATAGACTGTGTAGTTATAGGTAGTGCACCAGACGCGTTTGACGGTGTCCACATGAAAGGGGAATACCTAGCTCACGGTTCTGGTGGGGTAAGGAAAATGGTCAGCAGGGTCTTTGTAGGAGGGGCGACCGGAGTTATGGTACCGATCTCAGCTTGGTACCATGTCGCCAGTGGGCTGTGCCAGAGCGTGTTAGCAGTAGCGGAAGAGAAGATGAGCCCTGCTAGGCCCCACCCCCAGTCAGTGTTCAGGTATATCTGGGACCCCATAACCGAGAAGCCCCTAAACCCGAACTTGATCTGGATCTTCGCGATGGAGATGCATAGGTATATGTACGTCAACAAGGTGAAAAAGGAAGACATAGCTCTGGTCTCAGTAAAGAATAAAAGGAACGCAATAAATAACCCCTACGCGCAGGCCCCCGCAAACATAACTGTAGATGACGTCTTGAAGAGCGAGGTATTGGTATGGCCTGTAAACCTCTTGGACGTCAGCCCTGTAAGCGACGGGGCCGCAGCAATGGTCATCACCAGTGAGGACATAGCCAGGAGGTACACTGACACCCCGGTGTGGATAGAAGGCGTGGGGTGGACCCTGGACAACACGGAGTGGACAGGGAGGGAACTAGCTTACCCGAGGTACTTAGAACACGCGGCCAGGATGGCTTATAAGATGGCGGGGATAGAGAGGCCAAATAAGGAGCTAGACGTTATTGAGCCTTACGACCCATTTGACTACAAAGAACTCCACCACATAGAGGGCTTAATGGTAGCCAAAAGGGGTGAAGCGGTGAAGATGTTAAAGGAAGGGGTATTTGACATGGACGGGGATATCCCGAGTTCTCCTTCTGGAGGGCTTCTGGGAGTCGGTAACCCGATAGCTGCTGCCGGGCTGATGAAGGCCATAAGCATTTACTGGCAACTGAAAGGGACGGCAGGTAAAATGCAAGTTAAGAAGCCAGTCCACACTGGGTTGGCCCAAGCATGGGGTGACCTTATGCAGGCCTCGACAGTAGTGGTCATGAGGAATTAA
- a CDS encoding DNA/RNA nuclease SfsA has protein sequence MLVLVFRSDAVCFSPNFDTDKCFSMTFIRALREGVRVEVKTFYLEDEKLYYKGDIPLCQGITR, from the coding sequence CTGCTGGTCTTAGTTTTTAGGAGTGATGCAGTCTGCTTTTCTCCTAATTTCGATACAGACAAGTGTTTTTCAATGACTTTCATCAGGGCTTTAAGAGAAGGGGTCAGGGTCGAGGTAAAAACGTTTTACTTAGAGGACGAAAAGTTATATTATAAAGGAGATATACCGCTTTGCCAAGGAATTACAAGATAG
- a CDS encoding MFS transporter gives MKKEELLLVLSSSIGGIAWGSNVLIIPLYFKSLGLNPLLIGEIISSSIIVGTLLSLFWSTLGDAYGRKKFIYISRGVSVIAYLFLLFTPFSYLFVNQGYGLISVLIAEKSKDLDKALSYRSSLNILFSVLGSLLPLFTSYRQIIILDGSVILFSLLLLIPVPESYKGTGKISLRITSFKLLGKLSTEAIVGLGAGILLPMMSLWFNLRFGVEASTLSPIYALSEITLATGTLGAPLLSKTVGRVRAIFITHVIAIIVLVLIPFSTSLIEAGTLYVIRNTLMNLTSPLMYSLIFSVVKEEERSRVDSFLQLLDAIPRSIGPTMTGYLFTLGGLNIPFFVTASLYSLSTVLFYFFFKDIKL, from the coding sequence ATGAAAAAGGAGGAACTGCTGTTAGTCCTTTCCTCTTCTATAGGGGGTATAGCATGGGGGTCTAATGTGCTTATCATACCCCTATACTTCAAGTCATTAGGCTTAAACCCACTCCTTATCGGAGAAATCATCTCTTCTTCTATTATAGTCGGCACGCTCCTGTCCCTGTTCTGGTCTACCTTGGGTGACGCATACGGGAGGAAAAAGTTTATCTATATATCTCGGGGAGTTAGCGTAATAGCGTATCTGTTCCTCCTTTTCACACCTTTTTCATATTTGTTTGTAAACCAAGGATACGGGCTTATCTCGGTGCTAATCGCGGAGAAAAGTAAGGACCTCGATAAGGCACTGAGTTATAGGTCTTCCCTTAATATCCTCTTTTCTGTCTTAGGTTCCCTCCTACCTCTCTTCACGAGTTACAGACAAATAATAATACTAGACGGCTCTGTTATCCTGTTCTCGTTACTCCTCCTGATCCCGGTACCAGAATCGTATAAGGGGACAGGCAAAATAAGCTTAAGGATAACGTCGTTCAAGCTCTTGGGGAAGCTGTCCACCGAAGCTATAGTAGGCTTAGGTGCAGGGATCTTACTCCCTATGATGTCCTTATGGTTCAATTTAAGGTTCGGTGTAGAGGCGTCTACACTATCCCCCATCTATGCCTTATCGGAGATAACATTAGCCACGGGGACTCTGGGCGCCCCTCTACTCTCCAAGACTGTGGGTAGGGTGAGAGCAATATTTATTACTCATGTCATCGCGATTATCGTCCTCGTCCTGATACCCTTTTCCACATCCCTAATAGAAGCAGGGACTCTTTACGTTATAAGGAACACGTTAATGAACTTAACTTCCCCCCTGATGTATTCATTGATATTTTCCGTGGTCAAAGAAGAGGAAAGGAGTAGGGTCGACAGCTTTTTACAACTACTCGACGCGATCCCGAGGTCGATAGGCCCTACCATGACGGGTTATTTATTCACTTTAGGGGGGCTAAATATCCCGTTTTTCGTCACCGCTTCACTTTACTCCTTATCTACTGTTTTATTCTATTTTTTCTTCAAGGACATCAAGCTATAA
- a CDS encoding zinc ribbon domain-containing protein codes for MVLICPYCGNTNPDYALVCGRCGKQLVPSPQQSNPVTAPYPQQYTPNQLQPNSGEEVALYFIQIAGAGRYFDPVSVLLTDRRVLSSKSQLLKNVAIRSAGQAAGGIIGRMIAEYIIRRRNINKVREVLSTIPPNEIIKELRVPIQLAPQLEKPREIPYEKIKKVTIRPTKSRKNSATTGTVVNFMGSRSIELSIGIPLVDPQHAANMIYNTPLRDRVEIRGAP; via the coding sequence ATGGTTCTAATATGCCCATATTGTGGCAATACTAACCCAGACTATGCCTTAGTGTGCGGTCGCTGCGGCAAGCAACTAGTACCGTCTCCACAGCAAAGTAACCCAGTAACGGCCCCTTATCCCCAGCAGTATACGCCGAACCAGTTACAACCGAACTCGGGCGAGGAAGTTGCCTTGTACTTTATCCAGATAGCTGGGGCGGGTCGTTATTTTGACCCGGTAAGTGTCCTGTTAACTGACAGGAGGGTTCTGAGTTCAAAAAGCCAACTTCTCAAAAACGTAGCTATTAGGAGCGCTGGTCAAGCAGCAGGTGGTATAATAGGAAGGATGATAGCGGAATACATAATCCGTCGCAGAAACATAAATAAGGTAAGGGAGGTCTTGTCAACCATACCCCCTAACGAGATCATAAAGGAGTTAAGGGTGCCCATTCAACTTGCCCCACAACTGGAGAAACCGCGTGAGATCCCATATGAAAAGATAAAAAAAGTAACAATAAGGCCAACAAAATCACGGAAAAACTCAGCTACTACGGGAACAGTAGTCAATTTTATGGGTTCCCGCTCAATCGAGTTATCGATTGGGATACCACTCGTAGACCCCCAGCACGCGGCTAACATGATTTATAATACACCCTTAAGGGACAGAGTGGAGATAAGAGGGGCCCCTTAA
- a CDS encoding PaREP1 family protein, giving the protein MGEGAVPQVKDLQGYINFRLEEAIVELNLAVELLKRGYSRNASQKAFMAWKAIISVLVSINLDKMPRNEKEKEWYTKAGFLAPTTGLNGIARRLEELGYKDVVGTNSLALKLHRYAYNGLYRGASDYADREDAIDDLKVLIKRIAETLAELGRSKEAKEVLDKLMRL; this is encoded by the coding sequence ATGGGAGAGGGAGCAGTACCTCAAGTTAAGGACCTCCAAGGCTACATTAACTTTAGGCTAGAGGAGGCTATCGTAGAGCTAAACCTCGCAGTGGAGCTCCTTAAAAGGGGTTATAGCAGGAACGCTTCTCAAAAGGCGTTTATGGCGTGGAAGGCAATAATCAGTGTCTTAGTCTCAATAAACCTAGACAAAATGCCGAGGAATGAGAAGGAGAAGGAGTGGTATACCAAGGCGGGGTTCTTGGCTCCCACTACCGGCCTTAACGGCATAGCTAGGAGGCTAGAAGAGCTAGGATATAAAGACGTCGTCGGTACTAACTCCTTAGCGTTAAAACTGCACAGATATGCGTATAACGGGTTATACAGAGGGGCGAGCGATTATGCTGATAGGGAAGACGCAATAGACGACTTGAAAGTATTGATAAAGAGGATAGCGGAAACCCTCGCCGAATTAGGGAGGAGTAAGGAGGCTAAGGAGGTATTGGACAAGTTAATGAGGTTATAA
- a CDS encoding methyltransferase domain-containing protein, producing the protein MASDTGKELSEILELIEWQEDMDSDIGKRRFEEAIKLFRRLDFPAKDYTVLEVAGGTGIGGIALAKSLMDNNFKVSRLVITDLREKALEKAKEFSRKELGLEAETRVLDAREVHKLGVKADVILMYGNSHPHFSTLDMVKFLSSASLSLKEDGVLLIQGVNTFLSVINRGYKQVLVEKVTDNKVVVSIHAGYDEIKGKVRRVYIDLVSGNRVVIDLKFWDFAEIIGLCKVFFKEASLEKTDPYRGIVICKYPRGSIIMSEVLSSVVDP; encoded by the coding sequence ATGGCGTCTGATACTGGAAAAGAGTTATCTGAAATCCTTGAGCTAATAGAATGGCAAGAAGATATGGACAGTGATATAGGCAAGAGGAGGTTTGAAGAGGCTATAAAGCTTTTCAGACGTCTAGATTTCCCTGCAAAAGATTATACAGTCCTAGAAGTAGCCGGGGGGACGGGTATAGGTGGTATTGCACTGGCTAAGTCGTTGATGGATAATAATTTTAAGGTGAGCAGGTTAGTCATTACAGACTTAAGGGAAAAGGCGTTAGAGAAAGCAAAGGAGTTCTCGAGGAAAGAATTGGGTCTGGAAGCTGAGACCCGTGTCCTAGACGCGAGAGAGGTCCATAAGTTAGGGGTTAAGGCAGATGTAATTTTGATGTACGGTAATTCTCACCCACACTTTTCAACTTTAGATATGGTTAAGTTCCTCTCTTCCGCGTCTCTAAGCCTGAAAGAAGACGGGGTCTTATTAATCCAAGGCGTGAACACGTTCTTGTCCGTCATTAATAGGGGGTATAAGCAAGTTTTAGTAGAAAAGGTAACCGATAATAAGGTAGTGGTTTCAATACATGCAGGTTATGACGAGATTAAAGGAAAAGTTAGGAGAGTTTACATAGATTTAGTTAGCGGAAACAGAGTTGTCATAGACTTGAAGTTCTGGGATTTTGCGGAAATAATAGGGCTATGTAAAGTTTTCTTTAAAGAAGCTTCTTTAGAAAAAACTGATCCGTACAGAGGGATTGTAATTTGCAAATATCCTAGGGGTAGTATCATAATGAGCGAGGTGCTGTCTTCGGTAGTAGACCCTTAG
- a CDS encoding RNA-guided endonuclease InsQ/TnpB family protein, which produces MQRTVKLRVKVSYETYKKLKEVEEEYTEILGDAIEYGLWNNTTSFTKIKAGIYKAERERHKGLPSHYIYTACEDASERLDSFEKMKKRGRAYTDKPTIRRVTVHLDDHVWKFSLDKITIVTKHGRVSLSPLFPKIFWRYYNSGWSVASEARFKLLKGNVIELYIVFKKDEPKPYTPQGYIPVDLNENAISLLVHGKPVLLETMTKKTTLGYEYRRRKITTGKSTKDRETRRKLRKLRERDKKVDVRRKLARLVVMEAFESRSVIILEDLPKRAPEHMVKDVRDSQLRLRIYRSAFSSMKNAIIEKAREFGVPVILVNPAYTSSTCPVHGCNVLYPPNGSTALRVGRCEKGGELWHRDVVALYNLLKRAGHVSPVPLGSKEPHDPPTVKLGRWLRAKPLHSIMNEDKMIEMRV; this is translated from the coding sequence ATGCAGAGGACGGTAAAGCTGAGGGTTAAAGTGAGTTACGAGACCTACAAGAAGCTGAAAGAGGTTGAGGAGGAGTACACGGAGATATTAGGTGATGCGATAGAGTACGGGTTGTGGAACAACACTACCTCGTTCACTAAGATCAAAGCGGGTATATACAAAGCGGAGAGGGAGAGACATAAGGGCTTACCGTCACATTACATCTACACGGCTTGTGAAGACGCCAGTGAAAGGTTGGACAGCTTTGAGAAAATGAAAAAGAGGGGTAGGGCTTATACCGATAAGCCGACGATAAGGAGGGTCACAGTACACTTAGATGACCACGTGTGGAAGTTCAGCCTTGATAAAATAACGATAGTTACAAAACACGGTAGGGTTTCCCTATCCCCGCTCTTCCCTAAAATATTCTGGAGGTACTACAATAGTGGTTGGAGTGTTGCAAGTGAGGCTAGGTTTAAGCTCTTAAAGGGTAACGTAATAGAACTCTACATCGTCTTTAAGAAGGATGAACCAAAGCCATACACTCCTCAGGGCTACATTCCAGTGGACTTAAATGAAAACGCTATATCACTCCTAGTTCACGGGAAACCAGTACTTTTAGAGACTATGACGAAGAAGACCACTCTCGGTTATGAGTATAGGAGGAGGAAAATTACTACTGGTAAGTCTACTAAGGACAGGGAAACTAGGAGGAAGTTAAGGAAGTTAAGGGAGAGGGATAAGAAGGTGGACGTCAGGAGGAAGTTGGCTAGGCTGGTCGTTATGGAGGCTTTTGAAAGCAGGAGTGTTATAATCTTGGAGGACTTACCTAAGAGAGCTCCAGAGCACATGGTTAAGGACGTGAGGGACTCTCAACTTAGGTTGAGAATTTACCGTTCCGCATTTTCTTCCATGAAGAACGCTATTATCGAGAAGGCTAGGGAGTTCGGTGTTCCAGTGATTTTGGTCAACCCAGCATATACTTCTTCCACATGCCCAGTACACGGCTGTAATGTTCTCTACCCACCCAATGGGAGCACTGCTCTAAGGGTGGGTAGGTGTGAGAAAGGAGGTGAGCTGTGGCACAGGGACGTAGTAGCTCTGTATAACCTCTTGAAGAGAGCTGGACATGTGAGCCCCGTGCCGTTGGGCTCGAAGGAGCCCCATGACCCGCCTACCGTAAAATTAGGTAGGTGGCTGAGGGCTAAGCCCCTACACTCGATCATGAATGAAGATAAAATGATTGAAATGAGAGTGTAG
- a CDS encoding Zn-ribbon domain-containing OB-fold protein gives MEVHYLKEEELSRVYTVKYKPNAKYAYTAGQAYSRFLLGLKEKKIIGRKCNKCNRVYVPPRMYCDDCFRPTDEWVEVKDEGIVETAVASFISWTRERIEKPEIVGVIRLFPSTDRDWVFPGLFHRICVEYEDVKDMVVLGKKVRALWKEDRVGSINDIECFRVVE, from the coding sequence ATGGAGGTACACTATCTGAAAGAAGAGGAATTAAGTAGAGTATACACAGTTAAGTATAAGCCTAACGCAAAATACGCGTACACTGCAGGTCAAGCCTACAGTAGGTTCTTGTTGGGGTTAAAGGAGAAGAAGATAATCGGGAGGAAATGTAATAAATGTAACAGGGTATATGTCCCGCCTAGGATGTACTGCGATGACTGTTTTAGACCTACGGACGAATGGGTAGAGGTAAAGGACGAGGGGATAGTAGAGACTGCAGTAGCGAGCTTTATATCGTGGACGAGGGAGAGGATAGAGAAACCGGAGATAGTAGGGGTTATAAGGCTATTCCCGTCAACAGATAGGGACTGGGTATTCCCGGGTCTTTTCCACCGTATCTGTGTAGAGTATGAAGACGTCAAGGATATGGTAGTCTTAGGAAAGAAAGTAAGGGCTTTATGGAAGGAAGATAGGGTAGGTAGTATAAACGATATTGAGTGCTTCAGGGTGGTAGAATGA
- a CDS encoding Zn-ribbon domain-containing OB-fold protein, whose product MSWDKVGREDKLLSWKDVMEAEEYVYTVGYAGEEFFKGLKEGKIIGSKCPKCGKTYVPATLYCEDCFVETSTVEVKGRAYLDSFTIIYKDSEGNKLESPQVIGLVRFENAKGGLLAFIEGEPKLGGEVEVIAYDVPLKVRVK is encoded by the coding sequence ATGAGCTGGGACAAAGTCGGGAGGGAAGATAAATTACTATCGTGGAAGGACGTAATGGAGGCCGAGGAATATGTCTACACTGTGGGCTATGCCGGAGAGGAGTTCTTTAAAGGACTAAAGGAGGGGAAGATAATAGGCTCCAAGTGTCCTAAGTGCGGAAAGACATACGTACCTGCAACACTTTACTGTGAAGACTGTTTTGTGGAAACGTCAACGGTTGAGGTCAAGGGCAGGGCGTACCTAGATTCGTTCACAATTATCTACAAGGACAGTGAAGGTAATAAATTAGAGTCCCCGCAGGTCATAGGCCTCGTCAGGTTTGAAAACGCTAAGGGAGGGCTGTTAGCGTTCATAGAAGGGGAGCCGAAATTAGGCGGTGAGGTAGAGGTCATAGCTTACGACGTCCCGCTTAAGGTGAGAGTTAAGTGA
- a CDS encoding AMP-binding protein, translating into MSWKPDRSWVEESNVYKYMVENNLNALEDFVEFTHEKPEIFWDSFVKLIGLRFYKEYDRVLDLSGGKEWAKWFVNGKVNVGGQIPDSSEVFIKWMDEKGEGQKVTYSQVLSQAKSISSWLKKTGLKKGDTVGIYLPMIPETVSIYLGIARAGMIAVPLFSGFGKEPIKVRAEDSGMKVIFTTDYTIRKGNDINMLKNLEGLDTKLVVFERGGTKGDFTTFKEVLRTGGDGLEITDSEDPFMIIYTSGTTGKPKGCVHTHDGFPVKASADIYFQFDMKKGETLMWVTDLGWMMGPWMITGGLLLNGKIGMIEGYVNYSTLTKFIEDYKVDILGLSASLVRLMKSEVEKGRIGVRIAGNTGEPIDLESWKWLYESVKGPVINYSGGTEISGGILGNYVIKEIRASSFNGFSPGIKASVFDEEGRPARPNVEGELVILSVWPGMTRGFWKDRERYMNTYWSRWKGVWVHGDLAYYDQEGYYFIVGRSDDTIKVAGKRIGPAEVEQVINSYANVVESACVGVPSELKGEEILCFVVAKQGVDKEGLLRYTQQMLGKALAPKGIILVKELPKTRNAKIMRRLIRAVVLNKPLGDTSSLENPNSLEEIRKIVSNSSTT; encoded by the coding sequence GTGAGCTGGAAGCCTGATAGGAGTTGGGTGGAGGAAAGTAATGTATACAAATACATGGTGGAGAACAACTTAAACGCTCTGGAGGACTTTGTGGAGTTCACTCATGAAAAGCCCGAAATTTTTTGGGACTCTTTTGTAAAACTTATAGGCCTCCGTTTCTACAAGGAGTATGACAGAGTCCTTGACCTCTCGGGAGGTAAGGAATGGGCAAAGTGGTTCGTTAACGGGAAGGTAAACGTCGGTGGGCAGATCCCCGATTCCTCAGAAGTCTTCATCAAATGGATGGATGAAAAGGGTGAAGGGCAGAAGGTCACTTACTCTCAGGTATTGAGCCAAGCTAAGAGTATAAGCTCTTGGCTTAAGAAGACGGGGCTGAAAAAAGGGGACACCGTGGGGATATACCTACCTATGATCCCGGAGACCGTCTCAATATACCTAGGGATAGCTAGGGCGGGGATGATCGCAGTACCCCTCTTTTCCGGGTTCGGTAAGGAACCGATAAAGGTCAGGGCAGAGGACAGCGGGATGAAAGTTATTTTCACGACCGACTACACTATAAGGAAGGGTAATGATATAAACATGTTGAAGAACCTTGAGGGCTTAGACACAAAGCTGGTAGTCTTTGAGAGGGGTGGGACTAAAGGCGATTTCACGACCTTCAAGGAAGTATTGAGGACGGGAGGGGACGGACTGGAAATAACAGACTCAGAAGATCCCTTCATGATAATTTACACGAGCGGTACTACAGGAAAGCCTAAAGGATGCGTCCACACCCATGACGGCTTTCCCGTAAAAGCCAGTGCTGATATCTACTTCCAGTTCGATATGAAAAAAGGAGAGACTTTAATGTGGGTTACCGATTTAGGTTGGATGATGGGCCCATGGATGATAACGGGGGGCTTATTGCTTAACGGGAAGATAGGTATGATAGAAGGTTATGTAAACTACAGCACGCTCACGAAATTTATCGAGGACTATAAGGTCGACATCTTAGGGCTCTCCGCCAGTCTGGTCAGGCTCATGAAGAGTGAAGTGGAAAAGGGGAGGATAGGAGTTAGAATCGCCGGGAATACGGGTGAGCCGATAGACCTGGAGAGTTGGAAATGGCTTTATGAGTCTGTCAAGGGCCCCGTAATAAACTACTCCGGGGGAACCGAAATATCCGGGGGTATTTTGGGTAATTACGTGATTAAGGAGATTAGGGCGTCTTCGTTTAACGGTTTTTCTCCCGGTATAAAGGCTTCAGTATTTGACGAGGAGGGAAGACCAGCCCGACCCAACGTCGAGGGCGAATTGGTTATCTTAAGCGTCTGGCCTGGGATGACGAGGGGTTTTTGGAAGGATAGGGAGAGGTATATGAACACCTACTGGAGCAGGTGGAAAGGTGTTTGGGTCCACGGTGATTTAGCATATTATGACCAAGAGGGGTACTACTTCATAGTAGGTAGGAGTGATGATACAATAAAGGTAGCGGGTAAAAGGATAGGCCCAGCTGAAGTAGAGCAGGTCATTAACTCCTACGCAAATGTGGTAGAGAGTGCTTGTGTCGGTGTCCCGAGCGAACTTAAGGGCGAAGAAATACTGTGTTTTGTGGTAGCAAAACAAGGTGTCGACAAAGAAGGACTACTCCGTTACACCCAACAGATGTTGGGAAAAGCTCTTGCCCCAAAGGGCATCATATTGGTTAAGGAGCTACCAAAGACCCGAAACGCTAAGATAATGAGGAGGCTTATAAGGGCCGTAGTCTTGAATAAGCCTCTGGGGGACACCAGCTCCCTAGAAAACCCTAATTCCCTGGAGGAGATAAGGAAAATAGTTAGTAACTCTTCTACTACGTAG
- a CDS encoding thiolase domain-containing protein, translating into MKVAIIGIGWYGFRPSVREASFREMMYEAAVRAYEDAGGINPRTDVDTFISCQEDFWEGISISDEFAPDPIGGAMRPTMTVSGDGLQGVVHGIMHITSGLADVTVVEAHAKPSDILTMDSITEFAYDPIYGRIKAKNPHFLAGLDAVKFMKKYNATREDLARVVVKNKGNGLKNPRASFASKLSISDVLSREYSVYPLSDLDISNYVDGAVVLVLASEDVARKFTDTPVWIEGAYFASDSSMEFSSLGDALYTKIAADSAYKMAKIHSPKNQFDSAFVDDTYSYKELQHVAALGLSEDPVRDLREGVFHIGGKIPVNPLGGHLATGRALEASGLSLVVDAVYFLREGSSKSVVSSWRGVPTFTGGVLVVSR; encoded by the coding sequence ATGAAAGTTGCTATAATTGGTATAGGTTGGTACGGCTTTAGGCCCTCAGTAAGAGAAGCGTCTTTCAGGGAGATGATGTACGAGGCTGCAGTAAGGGCTTATGAAGATGCTGGCGGGATAAACCCGAGAACCGATGTAGACACCTTCATATCATGTCAGGAGGACTTTTGGGAAGGGATATCAATATCCGATGAATTCGCTCCCGACCCGATAGGTGGGGCAATGAGGCCTACTATGACGGTATCAGGTGACGGGCTACAAGGGGTAGTCCACGGGATAATGCACATAACGTCCGGGTTAGCTGATGTTACGGTAGTGGAAGCCCACGCGAAGCCCAGTGATATACTCACAATGGACAGCATAACCGAGTTCGCCTACGACCCTATTTACGGGAGGATAAAGGCAAAGAACCCCCACTTTTTAGCTGGTCTAGACGCGGTGAAGTTTATGAAAAAATATAACGCGACAAGGGAGGACTTAGCGAGAGTAGTCGTTAAAAATAAAGGTAACGGCTTGAAGAACCCGAGGGCTTCCTTCGCGTCGAAGCTTTCGATTTCTGATGTACTGAGTAGAGAGTATAGTGTTTACCCCCTATCTGACCTCGACATAAGTAATTATGTGGACGGGGCTGTCGTCCTGGTTCTCGCGAGCGAAGACGTAGCGAGAAAGTTTACAGACACACCGGTATGGATAGAAGGTGCGTACTTCGCCTCCGATTCGTCTATGGAGTTCTCGTCCTTAGGTGACGCATTATACACTAAAATAGCGGCAGACAGTGCCTATAAAATGGCGAAGATCCACTCCCCTAAAAACCAATTTGACTCAGCCTTCGTAGACGACACTTATAGCTATAAAGAACTACAACATGTGGCAGCCTTAGGGCTGAGCGAAGACCCAGTTAGGGACTTGAGAGAAGGAGTTTTCCACATAGGTGGGAAAATACCCGTTAACCCATTAGGGGGGCACTTAGCTACAGGGAGGGCACTGGAGGCAAGCGGGTTATCATTAGTCGTAGACGCTGTGTATTTTTTAAGGGAAGGATCTTCTAAGTCAGTAGTTTCCAGTTGGAGAGGAGTCCCCACGTTTACCGGTGGGGTCTTGGTGGTGAGCAGGTAA